From the Mauremys reevesii isolate NIE-2019 unplaced genomic scaffold, ASM1616193v1 Contig96, whole genome shotgun sequence genome, one window contains:
- the LOC120395111 gene encoding uncharacterized protein LOC120395111 translates to MSDSSHKGPLTQPLMDTLEPETQTLVRHTDECDGLSFSTPLEVEGERSSGESSEDKVNGKDIAQLDDAFLEDPEALDSIASSSEDEPGSPCFCSMPVQIVEEDSKDDGYEEFRRLGMELTEPRPRRERKKVTRTIVHVAVYAVLNQCLREKLFEDCEGCVIDAAAQRHHDCVTWTSVDLNFKPRRLCAELCLESLLNTVLAIGYATQCLCLPKNF, encoded by the exons atgagCGACAGTTCCCACAAGGGACCTTTgactcagccattgatggatacgctggaacccgaaacccaaactcTCGTGAGGCACACCGATGAGTGTGATGGCCTCTCATTTTCCACCCCCCTAGAGGTGGAAGGTGAACGCAGCTCAGGGGAATCATCGGAggacaaggtgaacggaaaagacattgctcag cttgacgatgcctttctagaggacccagaggccctggacagcattgcatcaagcagcgaagatgaaccgggctctccttgtttttgctcaatgccggtacaaattgttgaagaggactccaaGGATGACGGCTATGAGGAGTTTAGGAGActtggcatggaactaactgagccaaggccacgtcgtgagcgtaaaaaagtcacaCGGACTATTGTAcacgttgctgtttatgctgtccttaatcagtgccttagggaaaagctttttgaagattgtgagggctgtgtGATAGATGCTGCAGCCCaacggcaccatgactgtgtgacttggacttcagtagatCTAAACTTCAAGCCCCGGCGCCTGTGTGCTGAGTTatgtttggaaagcttattaaacactgttcttgccataggttatgctaCGCAATGTCTTTGCCTACCCAAGAACTTTTAG